The Pseudorasbora parva isolate DD20220531a chromosome 21, ASM2467924v1, whole genome shotgun sequence sequence gtgtttttttgtagtatttaatagttttttatGAACCTCCTAATATACATAATTTGGCCCTTGAGGGTTTATACAGTATGACGTCCGTCTTTTATTAAGTTTAAATTTTATTATTTGACAATCTGCTACCAAACACATTTGTTATAGCAACATTTATACTACATACATAGCAATCTATGTAACGTCACAGCAAATTATGGTtgtaaaagaaaaggaaaaacgAACATTGGACAACGAAAGAACCTACAGCGTCATAAGAGGTGGAGAGGAAATTATCACAAATTTTGGCACGGGAAAAAATCTGTACACGATTCTACAGTCAGGCGGAGATGAGACTGTGCAATAGAAAAGAAGGGCTTGAGACGAAATTCGACTATTGAAGACATGGAACCCACCGTCCCCGTTTCAAGTTTCCTTTTCACCTATTGTAAAATGGCTTATAGATATGTTTCTAGAAATTAAGTTGTGCATACATCTGTTCGTTGTTGTCTtttttttgcctttttgtgcgtttttgcttttttaggtttttttttgagaatctACACTGCAGTTTAGGTGGAATCCTggttttcaacaaaataaaaaataaaataaaaataaaataataaattcatGTTAAAACAGAACATTTGAAACTTCAAAACCTTTTTGTAAAAATggatcatttatatatatatataagttgcTTACGTTAAGAAAGAATATTTATACAATGTattaagaaaacaaaaaagatttCAAAAAGGGACAACATACAAGATACAACAAGCAATCTCTAAAGCAATAAATACTACTGGTCCTAGCATTGTGACAGTTTGTATTGAATATCCCAAACCCCATCCCACCCACCCGTCCCACCCCAAAACACCCCTCCAATCGAGTCCACCCACCCCAATCCGAGTCAACCTCCCTCCCCCTGGTAAACAACGACAAAAAACAAAGATAAAACAGACAACGCAATGGAACAATGCATATTAACACAGTAACCCCCCAAATTTCTGTACATTTAAACATGAACAAGTAACATCACAATTAAAGTTGTTCCTCAGGCGGAGAGGTGTCTCCACAGTCCTCGTGCCCTCTGAGTTTTGGACAGCTGTAAAATGATTGGTTCACAAGCTcgtatttaatacaaataatgaaGGAGAACCAATTCTTTGAGAAAAGGGCTCACCGAATCCGCGCCTATTTTGTATATCTTTCTTTAAACATGTTTATGTAAAACTACATAACAATTATGCATTTTTCTGTTGTACAGCtggaaaaaaaactgaaataaaaacaaaacctgaaggaaaaaaatcataaaaaatttGGCAGATTCACAAAGCTATACTCTACAACTTAGTGTATTTAATTATCAATATTTAATCAtaataatttcattttttttagataatgACAGGTCAAATATTGACCAATGAACTTTGATAAAGAATTAACAAAATTTTCAAAGCCATATCGCacagaaaaaaacaagagaATCAGAACACACAATGAAAAAAAGACCGAAGTCAGACGGACAGACCAACAGAGAAAGccagttttaaaaaaacaacggaGCTAGTCTATTGACTTAGTTACGAGTGAAAGGGGTTGCGTCGGGGTGGAGCTGGGCATCAGAGAGTGGGAATGGCAGGCCGAGGTGGGCCTGGAGGAGGCGGAGCCTGTGGGTCGGGATGACGGCACATCTGAGGGGTCCAAGGATCCGTTGTGTGCCGAGCCGGGCGCTTTGCCTGCCCTGGAGTTGTCCAACAGAGCTAAGGGTGGAGGCGGAGCCAAGGAGAGGTGTTGGTGTTGGGACGACGAGAGCAGGGGGGGCGGTTTCATAGTCAGTGAGAGAGGTTGcatttgttcagtctgtggtttGGACTCTTTCGAGGATGGGGAGGGAGAAACCATGGAGGGGGAGGATGGGGGGGACTCTAGTAAGCTTCCGTCCGAAGAAGGAGGACTGGCACAGCTGCCTTCACCTTGAATGTAGCGAATGCACTTCTTTTTTctcctaaaagaaaaaaaaggggggggggacATGTTGAAGCTCTTGGTCAGAACACCAGGGTGAATTACACAGAGCAGTAACGTCCATTTAAATGCACATATCTTTAAGTCAGGACACCCATGCTGATCTTATTAGCAACTTCTGGCAGACCCACTTTCAGACTCTGCATAAAAATGGACGCTAGCGCTGGACGAGATTAGCCATCTCGCTCTCACAAGGTGTCACACGATTACATGCAGAGAAGACAGGACAGTGGAAGGACAAGAGGAAGATGAACAGACGGAATGAGGATGATGAAAGAGGTGAGGCCTACGTCTCTCTTTGTTTTCCTTCTGTAGCGCAACGCAACTCCAAACAAAAGAACTCCACCCCAGTTTCGCAAACCGCGAGGGGATCCATCCGGTTTACACATCAGCTTGAATTATTACACTCCTCTTTCTCCCTTCTTTTTTCCTGTCTTTTTCCTTGCGTTCCTTCAGGGGAAGTTCAGATGGTGGGGTAAGAGGTTAGAGAGGAAGCGCTACTCTCAGCTTGCCCCTAAGACATGTGTGTGAGCGCTCTGCACAGAGGTCGTGGTGCCATGTTTGCATTTCTGCTCGGGTCAGGACCCTCTCTCGTCTGCTACGCCTACGGCCAGCCATTCCAGCCAGCCACATCTCACCAGCGCCAAGCCAGCGCGCCGTGAGGTAggggtagagagagagagagagacgagaAGTGATAGGGTGAGAGAAAGCAAGAGAAACGGAGAGAGCGGGAAAACCTCAGTGTACCTTGCCCTACCTGACCTGACCACCCCCCCTCCTCCCCAAAAACTCTCTTTATCCTGCCTAAAGGGCGAGCTCAGTGATGCAGCCGAGGCTAACTccaaaagagaaaagaaaaagcaACAAACACAGAGTAAAATAAAAGAGAATTAAATTAAAGATAGGGGGAGCCAGAGAGTTGCGGGAGAACCGGGTTCAATTAACCAACTTCTTTGTGGTTTCGTCATGAAAATAACAGCCAGGTAAGGATTGTTTCTCAAGTTATACCCCTGCCTGCTCTTATGCGTGTTGGTTTCAGGCGAAAGTGCGAAAAAAGACAGAGAGACAGTCGGAGAGGTAGATACAGACTATGATGaagaaaaatgacaaaaagGGGACGATTTTGGTGCGGGAATCTTGTCACGGCCCCTTTAACCCACTCTGTATATGGTGGCAATGCACAACATGCAGCTGGAGGGATCTGCACAGAACAGACTTAATACAGAGGCGACATGGCACTTCAGGGTCAAAGATGGGTGAAAAGAGACTCTGTCTATACGCTATCCTGTACGGTGCATGGCTGTAAAGCTACAGAACGTCTTTTGCATGGAGGCCATTCATGAATTCAGGAATGGTTCAGGTCTGTCAATGTGTTAACTGCCTGTCAAACAGCGGCAAATAAGCTAATATCCATTTTTTAAGAGCCATATTGATTCTAAGTATCTCCCTGTGTTCCTTATCGATTTATAGGTCTCTGAGGGAATTTCTCCAGATGCATCTTTCAGGAAACAGAGCTGAGTGGGGTCTTTTAACCTTCCAGCTCCCAAAATCAAGACGCAACTACCAACGTTTCTCTCAGCACAGTCCAAAAATGCACAGGCTGTTCCTCTGAATAACAAGCGGTGCTGATGACAGCACTACCCCCACATAAAAATACAACCTCAACAACTTCAATAACACAGTTACTGGCTAGCAGGATAGGTCAAAATTTGAAAAATAGTGCGTCCTTGTACAGCGTAGCGTGTCTGACAACATTGAACTCAGACTAACATctaattgaatttttttttttttttttttatatacatttcaaaagtttggtgaGATTCTCACCAAACCTGGACTAGAGAGAGTGGATTTCGGAGAAATCAGGTGGATTTCTAAACTAGAAAGGATTATGAAGGACAAGTAGAAATCGGAAAGTGGAGTATCACAACAGCACAACGTCTGATGTCCACGATGAGGGAAGGGTGAAAAGGAAAGAGTGCACAAGCATGACACAGAAAAGGGTATTACTTAGCAGAAACAAATACCTACCATCAACATATTCCCAATTCAAAGACTGCTTGTATTAGAACAGAAAGACAAGAGGTTGGGACTGAATAAAGGGTTATAAGAGAGGAGTGGagaaggaagaagaagaagaaggagaaggggaggaaaaaaaagagaggGGGGATGAGATGGCATCACCCCAACCCTGCCCTCCACAAAACAAGTGGCTACATCACACATTTCTACTGGGCAGAACAGTACAAAACAGTAGATTAGTTCCTTGGGCAGAAAAGCCAGCAATAATTAAGTATACTAATATAAAAatacttaataaaaaaataatttttgctcGACTTGAAATTTGAACCACAATGCAATTATTTCGTCATTTTCTGCCCAAGGATTTCAGTTCGTCTGAAGTGTTTCTTAAGTCAGAAAAGGACAGAAACAAGTAAGAATGAAGTCTTTGTAAACATAAACTGAAACAAGGCCTCGGAGATTGAAGTAGGAAAACACAATCCATGGAAAGTGTCCAGAGAAGAaaagcagattttttttgtcatcatcatcatcatcatcgtaaTTTAGACGTTCTCCCCAAGAGCGGGGCTGGGAATATACCTGCAGGGTTTGCACCATAAACCCAGCTGGTCAAGCCCGAACAAGGCACGACACTTCTTAGGGGTATTTGCATCTGTTATCCATAGAGGAACATAAAAACAcaacaaagaaagaaagaaagaaaaaaaaaaaacacatgtcATTGGACAAAACAAAGCAAGGAGCTAGAACAAATGATTCAGCTGTGGACATTGGTACCGTGCCTTCCCAAAAACTTACCACGACCAGCCCATCTCAACCCCCTGGCCACACCCCTCCCCCTCAACAGAGGGAAATAAACCCCCACCTTTTTATTTAAGTTTCAAAAAGGAGTATTATGTGAACTCCTTTatcacacattcacacaaaaaGAAACACAAACAGCCATTTCACCCCACCTAGAGGAGAAAAACAAACCCCATCTCCCAGATTTGCAGAAGCTGATTGGCAGAGGAAGTGGCGTGGAGAGAATGCGAGGTTGAGAGAGCCAGAAAAGTGGGAGGAGGTACCAATGAGAGAGTTCCCCAGCTGTCACCTGCTCTAGCACACCTGCCGGCACACCAGATACACACCTGCATGGGCCACACCAGTTATTCTGCTGGTCGAGCCCGAAGCGTGCGCGACACTTCTTTGGGGCGCTCAGATCTGACGTGAAGAAGGGGAGGGGGAAGCCAGCGCAGAGGAGAGATGAAATCAGAAAACAGAGCGGAAAGAGAGATAAATTGAATCCAATGAATCTGACGAGCTCTACAAATGTCTATTTCTCCTACAGATATATTTAAATAGTGGCAATCAAATGTGCAGTAATGCCTTTACAGACATATTTCACCATATTTTGTTAGTAATACAAATAATTCGAAATCAAACGCCAAGAAACAAATATGAAAGTAAATGAATGACAGAAACCAACAAATCAACACACAATGCATGCCTTTCATAACCAAGGCTCTTTATGAATAAATGCTTGTTTGTTAAAAGGTAAGCAGGGCGGGATGCAGCAGATATGGATACATGTCTGCCATACGTTATCTGGCTGTTCTAGTCTAGAGGAGGTGATAGGGACAGGTTGTTGAGGCAGCAGGAGCAGGGAGGAGCTATAGGAGGGAGGCGGAGCATTAGTTTAAGCCGGGAAACACTACAAAGCTGCTGCTTAAACAGGGCTGGCCCACGTTCATCCACCTCGAACATTCCATCTGAGCACCGGGGTAAAGTGTTCGAGGAGGGTGAAGGCAGGCCGTAAGCGGGGCAGATCAAGAGGAGACAGGGCAGAACCCGCTCTCATGCTGAGGGCGTGGAGGAGGCGCAGCTACTTAAGGCAGTAGATTAAGGAGGTTTACCCTGATAACAACATCTCTGGTTATTCTTAGCATAAAGAGGTCTTTCCTATAAACATACTGCAGCTGCATGCTTAGAGTTTACCAAAtctgggattttttttaaacataataataCATGACTTTTAACATAGAAGCATCTTTTGATGACATTATGTGTAGAATGAAAAATGGAGCAAAGGAAACAACTGAAACggagcaaaataaagtaaaagcaATGTATTTTTCAAGAGAATTACTGAGCttggcaaataaaataaatatataaagcaGATATGTACATATAgcattattcattaaagaaagatcattaaatatttgatatactgcacaagcacaaataaataaatacataaagaaCCAAAAAAGGGGAATAAAGCAAGTTAGTAATTTAAGACTCAAAATGACATTAGCACCTGTAATCGGAGGGAGTGAAAGGCAAGGATTTGGAAAATATTCTCTgtgttctggaaaaaaaaagaacaagatACAGAGGCCTTCAAAAGGTGTCCATGATGGAGAGAGACCGCAAATACATTCTTCCTGGACAATATCTCACAATAATCAGCATCATGAAGAAGAATGATCAAGTGAATTAAATCAATGTAATCAGCAAACCTCCTTAATTGAAAGATGTGGGTGAatttaaaaaacacttttttttaatgtatatatattactaCTATATAAACACATATAAAAAAGCATGCAGCAGGCACAGCCCAAAGTTACGTCCACATAAGCACAGTGTCAAGCATGGGCGGCACATTCGGAGGCTGGAACTCAGTCACAAGGGTGATCaactctcacactctcaaaaCATACATATCACAGTACGATAAATGCTGGAGGGGGGCTGGGCACGGGGTGGGGGGGCAGCTGGTAGGAGGGAGGTGGGGGGGTCATGCATATTCAATGTTATTAATGCTCAACATGGGGcaaggggaggggagggggatAACAAGCAGTCTATCGTGTAAATATTGCATTGGGTAGCATAGCTATATACAAAATGAGGCAGGcacaaaaaaaagataagaaaaaaaaagctggACTTTCATCTTTGAGATGTCACACTTGTGACAGATGATGGGTCTGCTTTAATATGAGAGATAATTGCAGCTCACTTACCATTGCCCTCTCCTGCCTGCTTTTCcctttttctcttcttctttttcccctGATAGTTACCCGCCAGAAAAAGAGAAATAGACAGGAACCTTAGTTATTATATTGCAGAAAAGACCGAGACATGAAATGAACAAGAGAGTTTTcactgatttatttattcatgtaaGAGCCTGAAGGTTTAAACTGCCACTGCAGGACAGAACAGAACTTTCCCTATCTTTCCCCTCGTCCTATTTCTCTCCTTTTGTTTATTCCTTGTTGTCTCGTTGCTGCTTAGTTTCTCTTTCATTGTGAAACGATCGGAATCTCTTGAGGTTTCTTTGAGCGAATCAGTTTACTGGAGGGGAAGAGCAGAGCGAGAGAACTTTCGTTTGGTTGCGTTTGTCCTCGAAAACGAGCTACGGTTCTGCCGGACGCGTCCACGGCCGCTGATTTCGCTGAGGCCTAGGTCAGGCCCAGGCAGAACGATTATCTTGCTCCGGTTGAGGAACTTTGACTAGGAGAGTCAAGAAACGTGGTCAGACTCCAAGGGGAGTTGACAGGCTGGGCGGTGGGGCCGTTTGTCAGGCGCGAAACTCCGGCGAAACTGTAAACGGTGCGCTCGTTCCCCATTTCTGGCGGCGGAGAGAGATGTCCTCTTTCATCAAAGCTGCGAGGCGTTTAGGCCCTGTGGTTATTTAATTACTCTGATCTCAGCTCGCCTTTCTCTTTTTAGGTGAACCAGTGGAATACTAATGAAAgcagagggaaaaaaaaatcgCACTGCacatggggaaaaaaacagatCTCACTGCACTGAAGAAAAGCACATGTACAGCACATAGAtctaaaatatatctaaatacTTCCAGCTCTGCTAAGCTGGTCTGTTTTGCTGGTCTTAAAATGGTTTTGAACAACTAAACCAGCTTAAGCCAGATAAGACCAGCCAACTACCCAAGTTAAAGCCGTTTTTGTGAGTGTTGAGTGCTTTAGCTTCCTTCAGAAGCTGTTGGATGTTTGTCATATGAtttgtaaaatacacatttGGATGGCTTTAAACTGCCGTGTGGCCCCTGGGGAAGGAATAAAGATTGTTACTTGTTGAAAACTTAAAAACTTACATAGTTGTCTCGTGCCGACCAGCCGGGGTACAGCTGCATGTGAAGCTGTCGTTCTTTCCTGGCTAACTCGTAGTATTTGGCCTGCTCCTCTCGGGACAGAGCGTGCCACTGCACataaagaaacacacacacacatccatcaAAACTGCAGCCATAACACTCATCGAGAAAGAGACCACTGATATTTTAGGCTCTAACAGCACGGAAGTGTTTCCATGAGTGGTCCAACCACTGTGATTAAATATTCCCCTTCTCATGGtgttgtacttttactcaataGCAACATTGAGCAAGATTACAATTATACAGAAATAGAAAAGTGAATAAGCAGTGTTTTTCCACCGCCGACAACACTGCAATCTGTGGTCTTAGTAGTTGAGACAGTCTGCTGCCACTTCGCATAACGCTTTGGCCttgttgtgtgtgtgacacTCACCCTTCGGCCTAGGATCTGGTTGATAGCTGCGCTCTCTTTCAGTGTGCACTCTGCCACCACTTTGGCTCTCATTTCCTTCATGTAAAGCATGAACGCGTTCAGAGGTTTCTTTATATGTGGCTGTTTCTTCTTTTCCTCCTCTTTTTTCGCATCCTGGTGTTTCCTGCGAATGGGAGGGATGATATGTTAGCGTACGCATACCAACTTAATTCAACTTAATAGAGAATTGAAAGTGTAAAGTGAACTTACGAGCTGTTGAGGGACCCGATGTCACTGTGAGAGGACTCCTGCTTGACATTGGGTGTGACGATGGCTGGGTGGGGGATCCCTGTAGTGTGCAAACTGTGGTGGGGGGGCACCATGTGAGGAGGGAACCTGGAGGAGAGAAGACTGTGTAAATCGTCAGAGTGGACACGGGTGAAATGATGGAtggacacacacattcacagagTAAAGCACTGACTATGAACTAAACATTTCACACATCACAGCATTTATAAACACAAAGCAACAGTAACCTAATACATCTGTTATGTGGGAGAAGGGAAGTGACACCTAGCGACAAATTCAACGTGAAATGGAAGTTCTGAAAGTTCgcattttatattcattttgaaaTCAAACAAATTAGCTAGAGTGAATTGTATTGATCATAAAAGAGGGCCATGATTAAAATATAGGTTAATATCATTAAATTTAATCTTTCCCACCCACATAGCCACGTCAGCagaatgttaaaataatttcaGAAGTGGATAAAGTGATTATATTTTGATTTGAAACCATTTTTTTCTTCGGAATAATATGCACTGATAATTTGTTCAAAATGacaaataatgaataataaggACCAAAACATTAAGAAAGTAAATAAGGgatttttatgttgtttttaacattaacatttgaTAGGAACATAAAACATGGACTAACGTCTGCCTTAGCTGTCAACAAAACAGAAGGAATTTGAAGgtcaataaaattatataaattaaaataaataaatacaaattttcttcaaaattaaattaaagactaaaaacatttataaagtaaaaaaggtactttaacccccccccccccccccattggCTAATATCATTGGTTAATATTGTTTTCCCCACTCACATGGCCTTGTTTacatcagcaaaaaaaaaaaaaaaaagtcatttcaGAGGTGAAGAACAgacattattttaaagaaagaaaaaaaaaacattctttaataaaaatgtagagTTCAAATGAATCACAGAGtaaacatttgttttaaaatcaatatttttaagGGTGGTCATTTTCTTCTCATTTATTTACCTTTTGATTATTTTCTTGCATTATAAGCTATCATGTCCCCTGCCTGCCTGATTGAAGGACTTATCTATAATATCATCCCCCAAGCATTGTGTAAAGATCTGTAGGAAAGCAGAATAAATTCCTGAGCATACAAATAgacgtgtctgtgtgtgtgtgtgtgtgtgtgtgtgtgtgtgtgtgtgtgtgtgtgtgtgtgtgtgtgtgtgtgtgtgtgtgtgtctgtgta is a genomic window containing:
- the tcf7l2 gene encoding transcription factor 7-like 2 isoform X5; this encodes MPQLNGGGGDDLGANDEMIAFKDEGEQEEKISENSSAERDLADVKSSLVNESETNQNSSSDSEAERRPPPRSESFRDKTRESLEEAAKRQDGGLFKSPPYPGYPFIMIPDLTSPYLPNGSLSPTARTYLQMKWPLLDVQAGSLQSRQALKDARSPSPAHIVGPFCLEFPGQTDLSVHQLHLSNKVPVVQHPHHVHPLTPLITYSNEHFTPGNPPPHLQGDVDPKTGIPRPPHPSDISPYYPLSPGTVGQIPHPLGWLVPQQGQPVYPITTGGFRHPYPTALTVNASMSSLLSSRFPPHMVPPHHSLHTTGIPHPAIVTPNVKQESSHSDIGSLNSSKHQDAKKEEEKKKQPHIKKPLNAFMLYMKEMRAKVVAECTLKESAAINQILGRRWHALSREEQAKYYELARKERQLHMQLYPGWSARDNYAGNYQGKKKKRKREKQAGEGNDANTPKKCRALFGLDQLGLWCKPCRRKKKCIRYIQGEGSCASPPSSDGSLLESPPSSPSMVSPSPSSKESKPQTEQMQPLSLTMKPPPLLSSSQHQHLSLAPPPPLALLDNSRAGKAPGSAHNGSLDPSDVPSSRPTGSASSRPTSACHSHSLMPSSTPTQPLSLVTKSID
- the tcf7l2 gene encoding transcription factor 7-like 2 isoform X7 — translated: MPQLNGGGGDDLGANDEMIAFKDEGEQEEKISENSSAERDLADVKSSLVNESETNQNSSSDSEAERRPPPRSESFRDKTRESLEEAAKRQDGGLFKSPPYPGYPFIMIPDLTSPYLPNGSLSPTARTYLQMKWPLLDVQAGSLQSRQALKDARSPSPAHIVGPFCLEFPGQTDLSVHQLHLSNKVPVVQHPHHVHPLTPLITYSNEHFTPGNPPPHLQGDVDPKTGIPRPPHPSDISPYYPLSPGTVGQIPHPLGWLVPQQGQPVYPITTGGFRHPYPTALTVNASMSSLLSSRFPPHMVPPHHSLHTTGIPHPAIVTPNVKQESSHSDIGSLNSSKHQDAKKEEEKKKQPHIKKPLNAFMLYMKEMRAKVVAECTLKESAAINQILGRRWHALSREEQAKYYELARKERQLHMQLYPGWSARDNYGKKKKRKREKQAGEGNDANTPKKCRALFGLDQLGLWCKPCRRKKKCIRYIQGEGSCASPPSSDGSLLESPPSSPSMVSPSPSSKESKPQTEQMQPLSLTMKPPPLLSSSQHQHLSLAPPPPLALLDNSRAGKAPGSAHNGSLDPSDVPSSRPTGSASSRPTSACHSHSLMPSSTPTQPLSLVTKSID
- the tcf7l2 gene encoding transcription factor 7-like 2 isoform X1, which encodes MPQLNGGGGDDLGANDEMIAFKDEGEQEEKISENSSAERDLADVKSSLVNESETNQNSSSDSEAERRPPPRSESFRDKTRESLEEAAKRQDGGLFKSPPYPGYPFIMIPDLTSPYLPNGSLSPTARTYLQMKWPLLDVQAGSLQSRQALKDARSPSPAHIVGPFCLEFPGQTDLSVHQLHLSNKVPVVQHPHHVHPLTPLITYSNEHFTPGNPPPHLQGDVDPKTGIPRPPHPSDISPYYPLSPGTVGQIPHPLGWLVPQQGQPVYPITTGGFRHPYPTALTVNASMSSLLSSRFPPHMVPPHHSLHTTGIPHPAIVTPNVKQESSHSDIGSLNSSKHQDAKKEEEKKKQPHIKKPLNAFMLYMKEMRAKVVAECTLKESAAINQILGRRWHALSREEQAKYYELARKERQLHMQLYPGWSARDNYAGNYQGKKKKRKREKQAGEGNEHREYFPNPCLSLPPITDLSAPKKCRARFGLDQQNNWCGPCRRKKKCIRYIQGEGSCASPPSSDGSLLESPPSSPSMVSPSPSSKESKPQTEQMQPLSLTMKPPPLLSSSQHQHLSLAPPPPLALLDNSRAGKAPGSAHNGSLDPSDVPSSRPTGSASSRPTSACHSHSLMPSSTPTQPLSLVTKSID
- the tcf7l2 gene encoding transcription factor 7-like 2 isoform X9, coding for MPQLNGGGGDDLGANDEMIAFKDEGEQEEKISENSSAERDLADVKSSLVNESETNQNSSSDSEAERRPPPRSESFRDKTRESLEEAAKRQDGGLFKSPPYPGYPFIMIPDLTSPYLPNGSLSPTARTYLQMKWPLLDVQAGSLQSRQALKDARSPSPAHIVSNKVPVVQHPHHVHPLTPLITYSNEHFTPGNPPPHLQGDVDPKTGIPRPPHPSDISPYYPLSPGTVGQIPHPLGWLVPQQGQPVYPITTGGFRHPYPTALTVNASMSRFPPHMVPPHHSLHTTGIPHPAIVTPNVKQESSHSDIGSLNSSKHQDAKKEEEKKKQPHIKKPLNAFMLYMKEMRAKVVAECTLKESAAINQILGRRWHALSREEQAKYYELARKERQLHMQLYPGWSARDNYGKKKKRKREKQAGEGNEHREYFPNPCLSLPPITDLSAPKKCRARFGLDQQNNWCGPCRRKKKCIRYIQGEGSCASPPSSDGSLLESPPSSPSMVSPSPSSKESKPQTEQMQPLSLTMKPPPLLSSSQHQHLSLAPPPPLALLDNSRAGKAPGSAHNGSLDPSDVPSSRPTGSASSRPTSACHSHSLMPSSTPTQPLSLVTKSID
- the tcf7l2 gene encoding transcription factor 7-like 2 isoform X6 gives rise to the protein MPQLNGGGGDDLGANDEMIAFKDEGEQEEKISENSSAERDLADVKSSLVNESETNQNSSSDSEAERRPPPRSESFRDKTRESLEEAAKRQDGGLFKSPPYPGYPFIMIPDLTSPYLPNGSLSPTARTYLQMKWPLLDVQAGSLQSRQALKDARSPSPAHIVSNKVPVVQHPHHVHPLTPLITYSNEHFTPGNPPPHLQGDVDPKTGIPRPPHPSDISPYYPLSPGTVGQIPHPLGWLVPQQGQPVYPITTGGFRHPYPTALTVNASMSSLLSSRFPPHMVPPHHSLHTTGIPHPAIVTPNVKQESSHSDIGSLNSSKHQDAKKEEEKKKQPHIKKPLNAFMLYMKEMRAKVVAECTLKESAAINQILGRRWHALSREEQAKYYELARKERQLHMQLYPGWSARDNYAGNYQGKKKKRKREKQAGEGNEHREYFPNPCLSLPPITDLSAPKKCRARFGLDQQNNWCGPCRRKKKCIRYIQGEGSCASPPSSDGSLLESPPSSPSMVSPSPSSKESKPQTEQMQPLSLTMKPPPLLSSSQHQHLSLAPPPPLALLDNSRAGKAPGSAHNGSLDPSDVPSSRPTGSASSRPTSACHSHSLMPSSTPTQPLSLVTKSID